Below is a window of Thermodesulfomicrobium sp. WS DNA.
GTCCCCCATCCCTTCTGGTGCGTCTGCTTACCTGCTGCGTCGTGAGCCTGGCCATCACCATCATGGGCGGAGGGCTCTTCGTTCTTCTCTTCCATCCAGAAATCACGTTTTCCAGCATCCAACCCCAAGAATCCATTACCCTTCTCGAACATCAGCCTGCCTCGCAAGAGCAGGTCTTCACTGCCGCGGCGTCTCAAGAACAACCGAACGCCGCCGCCCAAGCCGATGTCCCCTCCGAACCCGCACTGCAGGAGCCGGAACTCACCCGTATCGTTCGGGAGATTGAGCAGGGGGATACCCCCACTTCCCTCCTCGCCGAACATCTCGCTTTGGAGCATATCTACTCGTTATGTAGCGCCAGCCAAAAGGTTTATTCTTTGGAGCAACTCCGGGCAGGGCACCCCTTGGTGATGCTGCTGGAAGGAGAAAAACTGGTGGGACTGGAGTACGAAATCGATGCCAACGAACGGCTGGTGGTCAACCTTCAGGGAGACAATCCGGAGATCCGCAAGGAGTCCATTCCGTACGAAGTGCGCCAGGAAACCATCGTCGGGACTATCGATGGCTCCCTGTGGAACACCATGCAAGTCTTGGGGGAGCAGCCGGAGCTCATTGTCCGTCTCGCCAATCTTTTCAGTTGGGATATCGATTTCCATCGAGAGATCCAGCCTGGCGATTCCTTCCAGCTCATTGTGGACAAACGTTTTCGAGACGGGAAATTTGCCGGATACGGGGATATTCACGCCGCCAGCTTCACCAATGCAGGCACTACGTATTATGCCTTCCATTACACGACCAGCAGCGGTGAATCCGGATACTATGATGCACAGGGAAGATCCCTACGCAAGGACTTCTTGCGCGCTCCATTGCCTTTTCTCAAAGTTTCTTCTGCCTACTCCATGAATCGCCTTCACCCCATTTTAGGCTACCGCAGACCACATCAAGGCGTCGATTACTCCGCCCCAAAAGGGACACCCATTTTTGCGGTTGCTGATGGGACGATCGTTGCACGAGGCTATAATGGTTCCCAAGGAAATTTTATTGTTCTTCGCCATGCTGGAGAAATGAAGACCGTGTATAACCATATGAGCAAGTTTAATCCAAATTATCAAAAAGGTACTCATGTCAAACAGGGTGCGGTGATTGGATACGTAGGAAGTACTGGATATGCCACTGGTCCGCATCTCGACTTTCGCATGCAGATTGGAAATAAGTACATCAACCCTCAAGAATACTATAAAAAGCACAAGACAACGCCGTCCAAAGTCTTGGCCGCAAAAGAGTTGGCCCGCTTTCGGGAGCACATCACGATGTGGCAGGCGGAGCTTCAGCGCCGCGCCACCGCCATTGCGCAAACGCAAACGCCGCAGCCCTAGTCATTCCGGAGCCATCGCCAGGCGGGGAGACGCAACACGTTCCACGTGCGCCGCAAGGCCAGGCCCACTGCGAGACAGGCCCCTGCCAGCGGGATGAGCACCGCCTGTTGGGCATGCCAGCGAAACCCAAGGTGGAGCAGCCCCTCCACCACCGCCTGGGACGCGAGTGTTGCGATGCCCATGGCCATCCCGCTCGCCACGAGTGCTGCGAGCACAAACTCCACCGCAAGGATGCGCACCGTTTGCAGGCGGGTGGCACCGCACACCTTATAGACCACGGCTTCAAAATGCCGCGCCTCTTGGTCCGCGGCAAAACTTCCCATGAGCACCATAAGGCCCACCACCACGGCAAGTCCCCCCAAAAGTGCCATGGCAAGACCCAAACGCCCCACCACGGTGCTCACTTCCGCAAGGATGCGCCGCACATCCACGATGGCCACTTGAGGAAATGCGCGCGCGATAGCGGTAAAAACCGTTTCCGCAGCCTCTGGGGGGGCCTGGATGGTGCCGAGCAGCGTCCGTGGGGCGGCCTCGAGCACCCCTGGGGCGAAAATGATGGCGAATTGGAGATTCAAAGTAGTCCAGTCCACCTGGCGCACGCTCATGATGGACGCCTCCACCTCGCGGCCCAAGATATTGAAGCGCAGCCGATCCCCCACCTGCACGCCGAAACCTTGGGCCAAATCCGCGGTGATGGAGACACGGGGCTCGGCAACGGTGGCATTGGGCGTCCACCATACCCCAGCCACGAGGGTGCTGCCTTCCGGGAGGGCCAGCGCCGAGGTGAGCATCCGGTCCGATCGGACCGCCCACTGCACTTCCGGGGCAATGGGAACAGTCTCCACTTCCTGGCCGCGGATATGGGTGATGCGGCCACGTACCACCGGCTGCAAGCGGACGCGCTCTGCCCCGGCGGCATGGGCCACTTGACGGAAGTGGTCCTCTTCGTGCGGCGGCACGTCGAGCACGAAAAAGCTGGGGGCCTGCCGAGCGATCTCTTCTCCAAGGGAAGCGCCTAAGGAATCCGTCACCAAACGCACCGCCCCGAGCATGCCGAGTCCCAACCCTAAGACGAGCACCAAACGGGGCCCTGATGCCCCAGGGCGGGCCATGTTGGCCATGGCCAGGCGCCAGGTGGGCCAAGGAAGGCTCCGGCCCAAGCGGGCCGCGGCGCGCACCCCCATGGCCGCAAGCCAGAGCACGGCAAAGCTTGCCCCCACGCCAAGCACAAACCATACCCCCAAACGGAGACGGTCGGCCAGAAGCAGGACCACCATCGCAAGGGCCGCCGCTCCCACGACTATCGTCCCCCAGGCCCACAAGGGCGCCTTACGGGCAAACCCCACCCCACGTGCACTCTGCCGGAATACTACCGCTGCCGGCACCGCCACTGCGCGGCCCAAAGGCAGGGCCGCGAATACGGCCAGGATACAGAGCCCACAGGTGGCGCCCAGCAGCATGGGGGAAAAATACCAGCCCGGGACCACCACCGGCACGCCCCACGCCGCAAGGAGCCACGGCGTGCACGCACCGAGAACCACCCCCGCGGCGATGGCAAGCCCGCCCATCAAGAGCACAGATCCCCCGTGCACCACCAGGAGCACCCGGGTCGAAGCACCCAGCGCCTTCCACACCGCAAGTTCCAGCAGCCGGGAAGCCATGTGTGCGCGCACCCCGCTTGCCACCCCGAGGCCGCCCACCAAAAGGATCCCCAATGCCACGAAGGAGCTTACGGTGCGCAGGCGCTCAAGTAGCGTTTCCATGCGGCCGGAGGCGCGCGTGAAAGGCCGTACCCGCCATCCCGAATCCCCGATGGCGACGATCTCGTGGGCCACTGCTTCGGCGCGGGAGGCATCGGGCAGGCGCAGGGCATAGGTGCTCTGAAAAAGACTCCCAGGAACGAGGAGGCCGGTGAGCTCGAGGGCTTTGCGGGAGAGTATGACCCGCGGCCCCAAGGTGAAGAGATCCAAGGATCTGCCCGGCTCCTTTTCGATAATGCCAGCGACGGTAAGCCAGGAGTTCCCCAAGCGCACACGCTCTCCCACTCGCGCCCCGAGACGTGTCAGGACTTCGGCGTCCACCATCACGCTTTCCGGAGACATCTCCGCGCCGGTCACGTTTCCGCGGCCGGCGATGGTGAGGCTCCCGTAGAGGGGATAGGTCTCGTCCACTGCCTTGGCTTCCACCAGCGTGCTCTTTTCTTGGCTGTGGAGCATGGTGCGTACGGTGGTGGTGTGGCCAAGGGTCCCGTAGGCCGCAATGCGCTCGAGCTCCTGCGGGGAAAGGGTTCGCGATGTCAGCTCAATGGCGACGTCTCCGCCCAAAATTTCTCGCGCGTCCAGCTCCAGGGCCTGGCGTATCGACGCCGCAGTGGTCCCGATGGCGGTCATGGCCGCCACGCCGATGGCCAGGCTCACGAGCACCCAGCGGCTGCCGCGCATCCCTCGCCGCCATTCCCGCAGGCACCAGGCAAGGATCGGGGTCATACGTCCTCCATGCGGCCGCCCGCCAAACGCATGCGGCGTTGGCAACGGGCCGCTAACGCAGGATCATGGGTCACCAAAAGGAGCGTGGTGCCATGCTCCTCATGCAGGGCAAAAAGCAGTTCCATGACCCGCGCGCCGGTGGCGGCGTCCAGGTTTCCAGTGGGTTCATCGGCGAGGATCAGGGCGGGGCCGCCGGCAAAGGCGCGGGCCACCGCCACCCGCTGCTGCTCTCCGCCGGAAAGTTGGGAAGGCAGATGATGCAGCCGGTGCTCCAGCCCCACCTGGATAAGGGCCTGTCTGGCCCGCTTGCGGGCATCGCTCACCCCGGCCAGTTCCAAGGGCAGGGCAACGTTGTCTTCCGCGCTCAAGGCAGGAAGGAGGAGGAAGTTTTGGAACACAATCCCCACGTACTGCTGCCGGAAGCGGGCCAGCCCGTCTTCACCCATGCTGGAGAGGTCATGGCCGGCCACATGGATGCTCCCTGCGCTCGGGCGCTCCAGGCCGGAAAGCAGCATCAAAAGCGAGGTCTTGCCCGAACCCGAAGGGCCAACTACGGCCACACTCTCGCCGGATTCCACCTGAAAACTGAGGTTCTGAAGTACGTTGACCGGCGCAGCGCCGGAAATTAGAGTCAAACTGAGATCATGTACGGTGATCATGGGGGTATGCATGCGTCTTTTCTCCGTATTTTCCGCACTTGGCGTTATGCTGGCAGCAACTCCGGCCCTTGCAGGGGGCATCACAATCCTCGCCATGGGCGATAGCCTCACCGCAGGATATGGCCTGCCACCTTCGCAATCCTTCCCTGCAGTACTCGAACGAAAGCTCGTTTCCCGCGGCTGGGAGGTGCGCATCATCAACGCCGGGGTTTCCGGGGACACCTCGGCAGGGGGACGTAGCCGTATGGCCTGGGCTCTCGCGGATAAACCCCAACTGGTTATCCTCGCCCTCGGGGCCAATGACGCCCTGCGCGGCCTTCCCCCCCAGGCCCTGCGCGACAACCTGGAGGCCATAATCCAGGCCGCCCTCGCAGCCGATGCCCGGGTGCTCTTGGTGGGGATGTATGCCCCCCGCAATTGGGACGCCGACTACCAACAGCGTTTCAACGCCGTGTATCCCGAGCTTGCCCAGCGCTACGGCCTTGCCCTGTATCCCTTTTTTCTCGAAGGCGTCTACGGGCATCCTGAGCTTTTGTTGGAAGACGGCATCCACCCCAACGCCGCTGGCGTCGAGCGCATGGTGGCCGGGGTTTTGCCTTTGGTGGAAGCGGAACTCAAGCACCTGCTGCCCGAAGCAGGGACGCCGGCAGGTCGTCCGTAATGACCGCGTCCAGCACTGCGCCCTTCTGGCGCTGGCGCCCTTCTTTCCTGGACACCGCGGTGCCGCCCATTGGCCCGTACACTCCGCCAGCAGGGCTGGACGTGGTTTACGAAGACCAGGATATGGCCATCATCCACAAACCGGCAGGGATTCTCAGCGTCCCCGGCCGGGATCCGGCTTTTGCCGACAGCATTCTCACGCGGGTGCGGCAGCACCATCCCCATGCCCAGGCCGTGAACCGCCTGGATCTGCCCACCTCCGGACTTGTGGTGGTGGCCCTGCGCCGCAAGGCGGAAAGCCATCTCAAGTCCCAATTTCGGCAGCGGCAGGTGACCAAGGCGTATCTGGCGGTGGCTGCCGGCCGCGTGCAGGCCCCCCATGGCCACATCACCTTGCCCATGCGCTGCGACTTCCCCCGCCGCCCCATGCAGACCATCTGCTTGCAGCTGGGCAAGCCTGCCTGGACCGAATTCACGGTACTTGAGTACTTCCGCGATGCCACATTGCTTCTGCTAATCCCACACACCGGCAGGTCCCACCAACTGCGCCTACACCTGGCGGCCATAGACCATCCGCTCCTGGGAGACTCTTTCTACGCCCCGCCCGCAGTGGCCAAGGCTGCGCCGCGCCTGCTTTTGCACGCAGCAATCTTAGGGCTCCGACATCCCTACCGCGAGCAGTGGATGTGCTTTACCGCGCCTTGCCCTTTTGCCCCGCAAGTGCGCCTGCCGATGCCAGCGCCCCAGGCAGGTCCGTGGATGCCCCAGGAAGCGGAGATGGCCGCAACCAGCGCCAATGCGTAGCCGATGCAGTCAACATCGGGGCCGCAGAACCCTTGGCGGTGCGGCGGCTCCAGCGTGTCTACTGCACTTTTCCTTCGATGACCGTGACGCCGTGCGGCGGGGTAAAGGTAAACGCTTTGGGGTCCACCGCAGCATCCGTCTCAATGGCTTTGAGCTCAAGGGCATTGGTATTGCCGAAAAAATCCACGATGCTGATACGTTCGAGCAGTCCATCGTCGGGACGGATCCATACCCGCGCAAAGGTCAGTCCCGGCTCAGGTTCCTTGGGAGTGAGCTCCAAGAGATGCAGCCCGGCATCCATGCCTTTGTCGGTGATCATAAAATCTTCTTTGAGATTGGCCTCACCAGAGAGAAAACGCAGCATCGTCTTGGACTGAAAGATTTGCTCTACGGTGTATCGGTACACAACGCCGTCTTCTGGCAAATACTCCCACACTATTTTTGGACCGACAATCAACACTTCTTCCTCAGGACTCGTTGTCTCCCATCGCAAAAGCTTGGGTTTTGCAAAAACGATGGAACCGAGACGCTCTTCGGTCTTTTTTGTGGCCGCGTTGGTAAGGTTCTGGGTGAAGAAGGCGCGGAATGAATGTAATGTTTCATAGCGCTTTTGAAACATCTCTGTGATATCCGAGGCAAGTGCCAAAGCAGGAAAAATCATGCTGTAAAGAAATATTCCGAGAATTCGCATAGACTGCTCCTAGAATCTCAAGTTGCCTTCAAAAAAGAGAAAAGATAAGGGGCTGGACTTGTCTTTCCCCTGCAAACCACCACCGCCATGCCCAAAGAAAAACCTTCGTTTCGCAACGCCGTCCCGGCCCTGCTTCTGCTGACCGGAGTGTTTTTTGTCAATTTTCTCGCCCGCACGGTGCTGGGGCCACTGCTTCTGCCCACAAGCGAGCGCCTGGGCGTGAGCCTTGCCACTGCGGCGCAGGCATTCGTGGCCCTGTCGGTGGGCTACAGTGTGGCCGTGTTCGGTGCGGGCTTCCTCTCCAGCCGCATCGGCCACCACCGCACCATTTGCCTGTGCCTTGTCCTTTTGGGAGGGAGCCTGCTTGGCCTCTCCAGGACCACAACCCTGGGTGGACTTCTTGCCTGGGTACTGATCTTGGGCCTGGGGGCAGGGCTCTACATGCCGTCCGGCGTGACCACCATCACTACCGTCACCCCACCGTCCGGCTGGAGCCGGGCCTTTGCCCTGCACGAGATGGCGCCCAATCTTTCCTTCGTCCTGGCCCCATTCGTCGTGGAATTAGCCGACCGCTTAGGGGCTGCCAGCATGACCTTTGCCTGGATCGGCTGGGCGAGCCTCGCCATGGGTGCACTCTACCTGTGGTGCGGACCCCGCATCGAGCGCCTTGGGGTAGCGCCGCACCTTGCTGCCTTGCGGCCGCTCGTGCAGAATCTTTCCTTTTGGGCGGTGGTGATGCTTTTTGTCATCACCGTGGGGGTGGAAGTCGGGGTCTATAGCGTCGTTCCCGCCTACCTGGTCCATGACCGAGGGCTTGGCGAGGCAGAGGCCAATATGTTTTTGGGCGCCTCCCGCGTCGTGTCTCTGGCGGTGCTCCCCTGGATGGGATGGATCACCGAACGCTTAGGCTTGGTGCGCACCCTTACGGTGTGCATGCTCGGGGTGAGCCTTACCACATGCGTGGCAGGGGCAGGCCCTTTGCCCGTAAGTCTTGCCCTGCTCACGCTACAGCCGCTTTTGGCCGTATGTTTCTTTCCTGTAGGGTTTGCGGTTTTGGCCCAGGTGGTCCGAAGGGAAGAAAGCGACCTCAGCGTCTCGTTGGCGGTCACCTGCACTTCTCTTTTGGGCTCTGGACTGCTTCCCGCCACCTTGGCTGCCTGGGGTGAGCACGCAGGCTTTGCCTGGGCCTTTTTTGGCTTCGGCATGGCGAGCCTTGCGGGAAGTACCATCGCCCTGCTCTCTCTGTGGCGTCACCAAGGGCACACGTTGACGGTCAAACCGTAAGCGCACGACCCATCGTCCGGCAAAGCCGTGCAGCCATCCCAAAGGCAGGCGTCCACTTGCCTCCCTACACCGGCGGATTCAGGGCACGAGCGAGCTCTTCTTCGTCCATGACAAAACCCTGTTCGGCCCCCGGAAACGTGCCTTGGCGTACCTGTTCGGCAAAGGTGGCAATACCCTTCGTGGCCAGAGTGCCCAAGTCCGCATAGCGGTACACAAACTTGGGTGCCTGCCGGGGGTACATGCCGAGAAGATCATGCCATACGAGCACCTGGCCGTCGCAATGAGGGCCTGCGCCGATGCCGATGGTCGGGATGTGCAGCCGCTCGGTGATGACGCGAGCAAGAGGGATGGGGACGCACTCCAAAACCACCATAAAGGCCCCGGCAGCCTCGAGGCTCTTGGCGTCTTCCAGCAATGCCCGGGCCTGAGCCGCAGTTTTGCCTTGCACGCGAAACCCACCCAAGGCCGTGGCCGATTGCGGGGTCAGGCCAATATGGCCGCACACCGGCACGCCGGCACGCACGATGGCCTCCACATGGACGGCCACATTGCGGCCACCCTCCAGCTTGACCGCGTGGCAGCCGCCTTCTTGCACCAGGCGGCCAGCCCGCTCCACGGCGCAGGCTACGGAACTCGTGCTCCAAAAGGGAAGATCGCCCACGATAAAGGTATCCGTGGCCCCGCGCCGCACTGCCTGGGTGTGGCGAACCATATCGTCCATGGTCACCGGCACCGTGGAGTCATGGCCAAGCACCACCATGCCCACGGAGTCGCCCACCAAGATGAGATCCACCCCGGCCTGTTCTGCAAAATATGCGGATGGATAGTCATAGGCTGTCACCATGACGAGCTTATGACCCTGGACCTTGGCCTGGGCGAACTCCAGCACGCCTTTCATGGCCGCACCTCGTGGACGACATTGTGGCGATCCACCAGCACCACCCGCGGCTGATGCTGGATCATCTCTTCCAGAGTCATCTGGGCATAGGCCGCGATGATGAGTAGATCCCCAGGCATGGCCAAACGGGCGGCCGCGCCATTGACGAGAATCTCTTGGTCATTTCCTGCAATGGCATAGGTGGAGAACCGGGCCCCAGTGGTTACGTTGTACACATCCACCCGCTCATTCGGCACGATTCCAGAAACCTCCAGCAATTTTGGACAAATGGCAATGGAACCTTCGTAATCCAGGCAGCTTCCGGTCACCGTGACCCGGTGCAGTTTCGCCCATAACATGGTTCGGAGCATACAAGTATCCTTAAGGGAGTGCACTCCCGAGGTGGTGATGTGGGGTGTTATCCAATGCAAAGGTTATCGATGAGACGTGCCTTGCCCAGAAAAAGCGCCACTGCTGCCAAGGTGGGCGGCTCCACCTGGGTGCGTGGCACCAAGGTGTCTGGATGGACGATCTCTAGGTAGTCGAGCCTGCCGAGGGGCAGATGCTCGGCAAGATAGCGCAGGCCGGCTCCTTTCAGGGCGTCCACATTCCGCTCTCCACCCGCCACACGCTGGCGGAGATTCTGGAGCATGGCAAAAAGGGCCGGGGCCTGGGCGCGTTCTTCGGCCGTCAAATAGACATTGCGTGAGCTCATGGCCAGCCCGTCGGGCTCCCGCACGGTGGGGCAACCGACGATCTCCACCGGACAGGAGAGGTGGCGCACCATGGCGCGGATGACGGCTAGTTGCTGCCAGTCCTTCTCGCCAAAAAAGGCGACATGCGGCTGCACGATCCAGAAAAGTTTGGTCACCACCGTGGCGACTCCCCGAAAATGCCCGGGCCGTGATGCCCCGCAAAGTCCCTGGGAGAGATGCGGCACTTCCACCCAGGTGTCGTGGTCTGGGGTGTACATATCCTGCGCTTGCGGACAAAAAACGAGGTCCACGCCGTGCGCTTGCGCCAAGGCCAGATCGTTTTCGAGGTTGCGCGGGTAGCGCTCCAGGTCTTCGTTCGGGCCAAATTGCGTGGGATTCACAAAGATGGAGGCCACCACCTTGGAGCACCGCTGCCGGGCGGCATCAAGCAGGCTCACGTGTCCTGCGTGCCAATATCCCATGGTAGGGACGAAGCCCACCTGCTGCCCATGGCAGCGCCACTGCATGACCTCTTCACGGACAGCGTCGGGATGGCGCAGAATCTTCATGCCCTCTCCCCTCCCTCTTGTTTGCGCGTGGAAAGCGGCTCTTGAGCGGTCCACAATTCATGCAGCTCTATGTCCAACGCCCGCGTGGACAGGAAGATTTCCATGGCCGAAACCACCAAGGATGCCATAAGCAGGACGAGACTTGCGGCGAATACCCATTTTCCGAGAACGAACCATCCTTCAAAGAGGAAAAACATGCACACCACGCAACATAGCAGGCTCAAGATGCCCAAAAGTTGCATCAGGCGGATGAGTCGCACCCTGCCGAGAAGACTTGCGATTTGTTGACGCACTCCAGATGCCTGTTCATGCCGGTAGCGGTCGTACAGGGAGCGGATACGTGTGGACAGGGCCAAAAAACGGTTCGTATAAGCTAAGAGCAGCAACGAGAGCGTCGAAAACAGCAGTGCAGGGGTAGTCAGGGTGATTTCCATGATACCGACCTTGTTGGGATGGAAAAAATCGGGGGCTACCTAAAGGGGAACGGTGGTATTGTCCAGACGCGCGCCTTCGTCATTGGCGATCAGGCGGCGCCAATAGGCAAAGACCAGACAGGTGAGCGGCAGGGCGAGGAGCAGGCCCAAAAACCCCAGCAAACTGCCCCATACGGAAAGGGAGAGCAGCATCCACGCTGGGGAGAGCCCCATGGCCTTGCCCAAAAAGCGCGGCACCAGCACCATATCCTGAATGGCCTGGACAACGGCAAAGACCACCAGCACGAGCCCCAACACCGTCCAAAACGACGTCCCGGTCTCCAGGGCGTGTACCCCGGCCAACAGCACGGCAGGCACAAATCCTACCATCTGGAGATAGGGCACCATGTTGAGCAGACCCAGAAAGAGCCCCAGGACCACGGCCAAAGGCAGCCCGATGAGACCGAAACCAATGGCAAAAAGGATGCCCACGGTGCCGGCCACCAGGGCTTGGCCGCGGAAATAGCGGCTCATGGCGGTATCGAATTCCGCAAGAAATTCGAGTACCGGCTGCCGCCAGGCCGCAGGAAGCACGGCGTGCCAGCGCTGGCGCAACGAGTGGAAATCCAAGAGCAAGAACACGGTGTAGAGCCCAATGACCAGCACCACGGCCACGGCCATGACCATGCTGTAGGCGCCGCTGATCAGCCCCATGATCCCAGGAACGATACGGCGAAGCGCTCCTTGGGCCATGGAGAGCACACTATCACTGCGCAAGAAGTCCTGCACTTCGGGGCTGGTCAAGACACCGCGCACAGCTTCCCAGACGTCGGGAGGGAGCCGCTTGGCGGCCTCGGCGGCCAGGCGGGAGTTGGAGAGCATCTCTTGGGCCAGTCGTGCCATATGCGCGACTTCCCGGGCGATCATCGGGGTGATGAGCGCTCCAGCCAAGACCAATGCCACGATGGCGCCCAAAAGCACCACGGCAATGGCCACGCTCCGATAGCGCACCCGCGCCTCCACCCACCCTACCAGAGGATCGAGGACGTAGGCCAAAAGCAACCCGATAAGAAAAGGAATGATCGCGTCACTGAGCGCCCCCAGCAGCCGGACTGCGCCCCAAATCACGGCAGCGGCCAAGGCCAGGCGCACGGTGCGATCAAAGGTCCACGGCTCACGACCGAGCATCGTTCCTCCAGGGTCTCACTTGACAGCTTCCGATGGCCTCTTACCTATCGAGGCAGCACACCCTACCCCGTTGGAGGAACACATCCATGACGCAAACGCAAGAGATGGAATTCAAGACCGAGATTCGACAGCTTTTGGAGATCATCACGCATTCCATCTATACCAGCCGAGAGATCTTCCTGCGCGAGCTCATCTCCAACGCCTCGGACGCATTGGACAAGCTGCGCTTCGAACAGGCCCGCGGCGCCGACATTGAAGACCCAGACGCCGAACTCGCCATCCGCGTCACCACCGACGCCGACGCTCGCTCCATCACCATCACCGACACCGGTATCGGCATGACCCAAGAGGAGGTCATCACCAACATCGGCACCATCGCCCATTCCGGGACCGCAGCATTTCTCGCCAAGGCCAAGGAAAGCGGCGCGGACGCCTCCACCCTCATCGGCCGCTTTGGGGTGGGCTTTTACTCGGTCTTCATGGTGGCAGAGCGCGTGGTCCTGCGCACCCGTTCGGCTACGCCCAATGCCAAGCCCGTGGAATGGATTTCCACCGGTCAGGGCTCCTACTCCATCCGCGAACTCGATGAGGCCCTGCCCCGTGGCACCTCCATCCACATCCACCTCAAGGAAGACGCCGCCGAGTTCGCAAACAAAGACCGCCTGGCAGCCATCATCAAAAAGCACTCCAATTTCGTCTCGTTTCCGGTGTATGTGGATGGCGAGAAGGTGAATACCGTACCGGCCCTGTGGCGGGAAAACAAGTTTTCCATCACCAAGGAACAGTATAGCGAATTTTATCGCTTCCTCACCCTGGATTCCGAAGACCCGACACATACCATTCACATCAATGTCGATGCGCCGGTGCAGTTTTCGGCGCTCCTCTTCATCCCGCCCAAGACCATGGATGTGTTCGGCATCGAGCGCGACGCCCACGGCCTGGATCTCTACGTGCGCCGTGTGCTCATTCAATCCAAGAACAAAGACCTCATCCCCGAATATCTCGGGTTCGTGCGTGGCGTGGTGGACACCGAAGACTTGCCCCTCAACATCTCCCGCGAGACCTTGCAGGAGAACCGTGTCATTCGCAAAATCGCCCAGACCATCACCAAACAGGTCCTCGGGGAACTGCACAAGTTCGCCCAAGACCAGGAACGGTACGCTGCTTTTTGGAAAGAGCACAGCAAGCGCTTCAAAATGGGCTATGCAGACTTCGCCAATCAGGAGGCCTTTGCGGAGCTCCTGCGTTTCCACTCCTCGGCGGCTTCCGACCCCGATGCCCTGGTTTCTCTGGAAGAATACGTGGGCCGCATGCAGGAAGGCCAAAAGGCCATCTACTATATCTCCGGCCCATCCCGGGAAGCCATTGAAAAGAACCCCCACGTGGAGATCTTCCGCACCAAGGGGGTCGAATTGCTCTACCTCTTCGACCCTATCGACGAGTTCGTCATGGAGGCCGTGCGTCGTTACCGGGACTTCCCTCTCGAGGCCGCGGAAAACGCGGATCTCCGCAAATTGGAAAACCTCCCCGATACGACCCCCGACGACGCGGCGGCCGCCACTGCTTCGGCACAAGCGGAAGACATGGAGGCCTTGCTGACGGTCATGCGCCGTGTCCTCAAAGACCGAGTGACCGAGGTGCGCGCATCCAAGCGCCTCAGCCACAGCCCTGCCTGCTTGGTGAGTCCCGATGGATCCACCTCGCAGATGCACCGCATCATGCAGATTTTGGCCAAGGATACCTCCATTCCGCAAAAAGTCCTGGAGGTGAACCCCAAACACCCATTGGTGCACAATCTGCAGAAGATGGCCCAGCACAGCCCGGACGACCCCTTCTTGGCCATGGCGGTGGAAGGCATCTTCGAGGCGGCCCTGCTCCAGGACGGCTACCTGGCGGATCCGCACTCTTTGGTGGAGCGGACGTACCGGCTCCTGGAAGAGGCCAGCG
It encodes the following:
- a CDS encoding AI-2E family transporter, whose amino-acid sequence is MLGREPWTFDRTVRLALAAAVIWGAVRLLGALSDAIIPFLIGLLLAYVLDPLVGWVEARVRYRSVAIAVVLLGAIVALVLAGALITPMIAREVAHMARLAQEMLSNSRLAAEAAKRLPPDVWEAVRGVLTSPEVQDFLRSDSVLSMAQGALRRIVPGIMGLISGAYSMVMAVAVVLVIGLYTVFLLLDFHSLRQRWHAVLPAAWRQPVLEFLAEFDTAMSRYFRGQALVAGTVGILFAIGFGLIGLPLAVVLGLFLGLLNMVPYLQMVGFVPAVLLAGVHALETGTSFWTVLGLVLVVFAVVQAIQDMVLVPRFLGKAMGLSPAWMLLSLSVWGSLLGFLGLLLALPLTCLVFAYWRRLIANDEGARLDNTTVPL
- the panD gene encoding aspartate 1-decarboxylase, whose amino-acid sequence is MLRTMLWAKLHRVTVTGSCLDYEGSIAICPKLLEVSGIVPNERVDVYNVTTGARFSTYAIAGNDQEILVNGAAARLAMPGDLLIIAAYAQMTLEEMIQHQPRVVLVDRHNVVHEVRP
- the lolA gene encoding outer membrane lipoprotein chaperone LolA, whose translation is MRILGIFLYSMIFPALALASDITEMFQKRYETLHSFRAFFTQNLTNAATKKTEERLGSIVFAKPKLLRWETTSPEEEVLIVGPKIVWEYLPEDGVVYRYTVEQIFQSKTMLRFLSGEANLKEDFMITDKGMDAGLHLLELTPKEPEPGLTFARVWIRPDDGLLERISIVDFFGNTNALELKAIETDAAVDPKAFTFTPPHGVTVIEGKVQ
- a CDS encoding MFS transporter encodes the protein MPKEKPSFRNAVPALLLLTGVFFVNFLARTVLGPLLLPTSERLGVSLATAAQAFVALSVGYSVAVFGAGFLSSRIGHHRTICLCLVLLGGSLLGLSRTTTLGGLLAWVLILGLGAGLYMPSGVTTITTVTPPSGWSRAFALHEMAPNLSFVLAPFVVELADRLGAASMTFAWIGWASLAMGALYLWCGPRIERLGVAPHLAALRPLVQNLSFWAVVMLFVITVGVEVGVYSVVPAYLVHDRGLGEAEANMFLGASRVVSLAVLPWMGWITERLGLVRTLTVCMLGVSLTTCVAGAGPLPVSLALLTLQPLLAVCFFPVGFAVLAQVVRREESDLSVSLAVTCTSLLGSGLLPATLAAWGEHAGFAWAFFGFGMASLAGSTIALLSLWRHQGHTLTVKP
- the panC gene encoding pantoate--beta-alanine ligase; translated protein: MKILRHPDAVREEVMQWRCHGQQVGFVPTMGYWHAGHVSLLDAARQRCSKVVASIFVNPTQFGPNEDLERYPRNLENDLALAQAHGVDLVFCPQAQDMYTPDHDTWVEVPHLSQGLCGASRPGHFRGVATVVTKLFWIVQPHVAFFGEKDWQQLAVIRAMVRHLSCPVEIVGCPTVREPDGLAMSSRNVYLTAEERAQAPALFAMLQNLRQRVAGGERNVDALKGAGLRYLAEHLPLGRLDYLEIVHPDTLVPRTQVEPPTLAAVALFLGKARLIDNLCIG
- a CDS encoding DUF2721 domain-containing protein, producing the protein MEITLTTPALLFSTLSLLLLAYTNRFLALSTRIRSLYDRYRHEQASGVRQQIASLLGRVRLIRLMQLLGILSLLCCVVCMFFLFEGWFVLGKWVFAASLVLLMASLVVSAMEIFLSTRALDIELHELWTAQEPLSTRKQEGGERA
- the panB gene encoding 3-methyl-2-oxobutanoate hydroxymethyltransferase; translated protein: MKGVLEFAQAKVQGHKLVMVTAYDYPSAYFAEQAGVDLILVGDSVGMVVLGHDSTVPVTMDDMVRHTQAVRRGATDTFIVGDLPFWSTSSVACAVERAGRLVQEGGCHAVKLEGGRNVAVHVEAIVRAGVPVCGHIGLTPQSATALGGFRVQGKTAAQARALLEDAKSLEAAGAFMVVLECVPIPLARVITERLHIPTIGIGAGPHCDGQVLVWHDLLGMYPRQAPKFVYRYADLGTLATKGIATFAEQVRQGTFPGAEQGFVMDEEELARALNPPV